One window of Psychrobacillus sp. FSL H8-0483 genomic DNA carries:
- a CDS encoding DUF3221 domain-containing protein, translating into MRGKYTVGIILAVLFIAIGSTFYFIMQFFEDNPTQAQPTGYITGLIVDMEDNGSILVVSDLTVEEAKDLSVQEAIDTGKDATWFSLTMDQRNKLELYDEVKVGYESLAESYPMQGSAKTLEKLNE; encoded by the coding sequence ATGAGAGGGAAATACACTGTAGGAATAATTTTAGCAGTTCTCTTCATTGCTATTGGATCCACGTTTTATTTTATTATGCAGTTTTTCGAAGACAATCCAACCCAAGCTCAGCCGACTGGCTACATTACAGGTCTTATTGTAGATATGGAAGATAACGGAAGTATTTTAGTCGTGAGTGATTTGACGGTAGAGGAAGCAAAAGACCTTTCAGTCCAAGAAGCAATTGACACTGGAAAAGATGCAACTTGGTTTTCATTGACGATGGATCAACGGAATAAGTTAGAGCTTTATGATGAAGTGAAAGTAGGGTATGAATCACTTGCAGAGTCTTATCCAATGCAAGGGTCAGCAAAAACGCTTGAAAAACTAAATGAATAA
- a CDS encoding dipeptidase, whose product MKVYDLHCDVLYKLARAESPLSFTNSSLLQANKIALEAGEVALQLFAVFVSEGFPKEKLFLEAMRQIEFFHTEIIGKHENVVAIYEWEQLETLKEGQIGAVLSLEGLDMIDGDMLRLKFLLAHGVKLVGLTWNGANEVADGASEISGTGLTSFGEEVVEFLNEQNIIIDVSHLSEKSFWDVLPKAKWLMASHSNARAICDSSRNLTDKQIKALIEKDSPIHVVYYPQFINHFKKPVEIQDLVEHIDHITSLGGKHLIGLGSDFDGIGEFITGLEDASKTQNLVKQLIKTYSTKEVEGFTAQNFGRFVKRISKEEQN is encoded by the coding sequence TTGAAAGTATATGATTTGCATTGTGATGTACTGTACAAATTAGCTAGAGCAGAGTCTCCATTATCTTTTACGAATTCTTCTTTGTTACAAGCAAATAAAATTGCTTTAGAGGCAGGAGAAGTGGCTCTTCAATTGTTTGCAGTGTTTGTTTCGGAGGGCTTTCCGAAAGAAAAGCTATTTCTAGAGGCTATGCGTCAGATCGAGTTTTTTCATACAGAGATTATAGGGAAGCATGAAAATGTTGTTGCGATTTACGAGTGGGAACAGCTTGAAACATTAAAAGAGGGACAAATTGGAGCTGTATTATCTTTAGAAGGTTTAGATATGATTGACGGAGATATGCTAAGGCTTAAGTTTTTATTAGCTCATGGCGTAAAATTAGTGGGGCTAACATGGAATGGAGCAAATGAGGTGGCAGATGGTGCTTCGGAGATTTCTGGTACTGGCTTAACCTCTTTTGGAGAAGAAGTAGTAGAGTTTTTGAACGAACAAAACATTATTATTGATGTCTCTCATTTGAGTGAAAAGTCTTTTTGGGATGTGCTGCCAAAAGCAAAGTGGTTGATGGCAAGCCATTCGAATGCACGTGCAATATGTGATTCATCAAGAAATTTAACGGATAAACAAATAAAAGCATTAATCGAAAAAGATTCCCCTATTCATGTCGTGTACTATCCACAGTTTATTAACCATTTTAAAAAGCCTGTAGAAATTCAAGACTTAGTGGAGCATATTGATCATATCACTTCTCTTGGGGGGAAACATCTGATAGGATTGGGTTCAGACTTTGATGGAATCGGAGAGTTTATCACAGGACTTGAGGATGCTTCTAAAACGCAAAATTTAGTGAAGCAGCTAATAAAGACCTATTCTACGAAAGAAGTAGAAGGATTTACAGCGCAAAATTTTGGACGATTTGTAAAGCGAATTAGCAAGGAGGAACAAAATTGA
- a CDS encoding DinB family protein has product MIRKLEDFLTNWKHESDSTFKIFNTLTDESLKQKVYEEGRTLGKLAWHLVVTIDEMIGKTGLQFSATPHDAPQPATAQEMAEAYKESSNAMVQAIKEQWTDETLLEEKDMYGQTWTVANILHILTSHQTHHRGQITVLMRQAGLNVPGMYGPSREEWLAFSGEAPE; this is encoded by the coding sequence ATGATAAGAAAACTGGAAGACTTTTTAACGAACTGGAAACACGAAAGTGACTCTACATTTAAAATTTTTAATACATTAACAGATGAATCATTAAAACAAAAAGTATATGAAGAAGGTAGAACATTAGGGAAACTTGCGTGGCATCTAGTTGTTACTATCGATGAAATGATTGGAAAAACAGGATTACAATTCTCTGCAACTCCTCATGACGCACCTCAACCAGCAACTGCTCAAGAAATGGCAGAAGCTTATAAAGAGTCTAGTAATGCGATGGTTCAAGCAATAAAGGAACAATGGACGGACGAAACACTTCTAGAAGAAAAAGATATGTATGGTCAAACGTGGACGGTTGCAAATATTCTACACATTCTAACATCCCATCAAACACACCATAGAGGACAGATAACTGTACTTATGCGTCAAGCAGGATTAAATGTTCCAGGAATGTATGGACCGTCGAGAGAAGAATGGTTGGCTTTTTCTGGAGAAGCACCTGAATAA
- a CDS encoding nucleotide excision repair endonuclease, translating into MIKIELPKPTVTITQREQVRNEGDLEIPSIYGFIDFHQIPRDKGGIFMFFNKNDELLFVGKARKIRQRIKKHFEDNVSPMIKHRDEVYKISVSIVEEAMDREIYETYAINTLKAKYNIDKAFFK; encoded by the coding sequence TTGATTAAAATTGAATTACCAAAACCAACTGTAACCATTACCCAACGTGAACAAGTACGCAACGAAGGTGACCTTGAAATCCCATCAATTTATGGATTTATTGACTTCCACCAAATCCCACGTGATAAAGGCGGCATCTTTATGTTTTTCAACAAAAATGATGAGCTATTGTTCGTAGGAAAAGCACGTAAAATTAGACAACGTATTAAAAAGCATTTTGAAGACAATGTTTCACCGATGATTAAACATCGTGATGAAGTTTACAAAATCAGCGTAAGTATCGTGGAAGAAGCAATGGATCGTGAAATTTATGAAACATATGCAATTAATACTTTAAAAGCAAAATATAACATCGATAAAGCATTTTTTAAATAA